A region from the Silene latifolia isolate original U9 population chromosome 7, ASM4854445v1, whole genome shotgun sequence genome encodes:
- the LOC141592402 gene encoding uncharacterized protein LOC141592402 isoform X1 translates to MSAMESIDMFLITATQACVTPLAIFIQIQGCLICLILAFGWACAAYVRNREIKEMKNEMKCGNSLAFLCHDINELEHSKQVNLPRVSVVMPLKGFGEHNLHNWRSQITSLYGGPVEFLFVLENTEDPAYHAVSMLLKEFQDEVDAKVIVAGYSITCSQKIHNQLIGAEKMHKDSKYILFLDDDVRLHPGTIGALTAEMEKNPEIFIQTGYPLDLPSGSLGSYCIYEYHMPCSMGFATGGKTFFLWGGCMMMHADDFRNDNYGVVSGLRDGGYSDDMTLAAIAGAHKKLITSPPVAVFPHPLASDLNFSRYWNYLRKQTFVLESYVSKVNWIMNRALFSVHCYLSWGFVAPYVMAVIHVAAALRMVSSGQVEALNFGGLLLVGCLATCTAIELLSMWNLTRIEVHLCNMLSPEAPPLSLATYNWCLVFVAMLVDNFLYTVSAFRSHFSLSINWSGIRYYLKNGKIYKIDRGKNIGPKYTDLSGKNLYGKRGSPPKTSLINSLVAMVDQWWQPKKYDM, encoded by the exons ATGTCTGCAATGGAATCCATTGATATGTTCCTGATTACTGCAACCCAAGCTTGCGTTACTCCCCTTGCTATCTTCATCCAGAtccag GGTTGTCTAATATGTCTAATTCTAGCTTTTGGGTGGGCGTGTGCAGCCTATGTCAG aaatagagagatcaaggaaATGAAGAATGAGATGAAATGCGGAAATAGCCTTGCTTTCCTTTGTCATGACATTAATGAGCTTGAACACTCTAAGCAGGTCAATCTGCCAAGAGTATCAGTTGTTATGCCTTTGAAAGGATTTGGGGAACACAACTTGCATAACTGGAGAAGTCAG ATTACATCATTATATGGTGGTCCAGTGGAGTTTCTCTTTGTATTGGAGAATACTGAAGACCCAGCTTACCATGCTGTATCTATGCTTTTGAAAGAATTTCAG GATGAAGTTGATGCTAAGGTTATTGTAGCAGGCTATTCAATTACCTGCAGCCAGAAGATTCATAATCAGCTG ATTGGAGCAGAAAAAATGCATAAAGATAGCAAGTATATACTCTTCCTAGATGACGATGTTAGGCTTCACCCAGGAACAATAGGTGCTCTCACAGCTGAAATGGAAAAAAATCCTGAG ATATTTATTCAAACAGGATATCCGCTTGATTTGCCTTCTGGAAGCTTGGGTAGCTATTGTATATATGAATATCACATG CCTTGCTCTATGGGATTTGCTACTGGTGGCAAAACATTTTTTCTATGGGGAGGGTGCATGATG ATGCATGCAGATGACTTCAGAAATGACAATTATGGTGTGGTCTCTGGACTTCGAGATGGTGGATATTCTGATGATATGACACTTGCAGCTATAGCTG GAGCTCATAAAAAACTTATAACATCTCCCCCAGTTGCTGTCTTTCCTCATCCACTCGCCAGTGATTTGAATTTCTCAAG GTATTGGAACTACTTGAGGAAACAAACTTTTGTTTTGGAATCATATGTTTCAAAGGTTAATTGGATCATGAATCGTGCATTGTTTTCTGTCCACTGCTATCTCTCATGGGGATTTGTTGCACCATATGTTATGGCTGTGATCCATGTTGCAGCAGCTCTTCGAATGGTTTCTAGTGGACAGGTGGAAGCTCTTAATTTTGGTG GATTATTGCTCGTTGGTTGTCTAGCTACTTGCACGGCTATTGAGTTGCTTTCCATGTGGAACTTGACAAGGATAGAAGTTCACTTGTGCAACATGCTATCTCCTGAAGCACCTCCATTGTCACTTGCTACCTATAATTGGTGCCTT GTGTTTGTGGCAATGCTTGTGGATAACTTCTTATACACCGTTTCTGCATTTCGATCTCACTTCTCACTATCTATCAATTGGTCTGGCATTAGATATTACCTGAAGAATGGAAAGATTTACAAG ATTGATCGAGGGAAAAACATTGGCCCAAAATATACAGATCTTAGCGGAAAGAATTTGTACGGGAAACGAGGATCTCCACCAAAAACTTCACTCATTAATTCATTAGTAGCAATGGTAGATCAGTGGTGGCAGCCCAAGAAGTATGATATGTAG
- the LOC141592402 gene encoding uncharacterized protein LOC141592402 isoform X2, whose translation MSNSSFWVGVCSLCQVNLPRVSVVMPLKGFGEHNLHNWRSQITSLYGGPVEFLFVLENTEDPAYHAVSMLLKEFQDEVDAKVIVAGYSITCSQKIHNQLIGAEKMHKDSKYILFLDDDVRLHPGTIGALTAEMEKNPEIFIQTGYPLDLPSGSLGSYCIYEYHMPCSMGFATGGKTFFLWGGCMMMHADDFRNDNYGVVSGLRDGGYSDDMTLAAIAGAHKKLITSPPVAVFPHPLASDLNFSRYWNYLRKQTFVLESYVSKVNWIMNRALFSVHCYLSWGFVAPYVMAVIHVAAALRMVSSGQVEALNFGGLLLVGCLATCTAIELLSMWNLTRIEVHLCNMLSPEAPPLSLATYNWCLVFVAMLVDNFLYTVSAFRSHFSLSINWSGIRYYLKNGKIYKIDRGKNIGPKYTDLSGKNLYGKRGSPPKTSLINSLVAMVDQWWQPKKYDM comes from the exons ATGTCTAATTCTAGCTTTTGGGTGGGCGTGTGCAGCCTATGTCAG GTCAATCTGCCAAGAGTATCAGTTGTTATGCCTTTGAAAGGATTTGGGGAACACAACTTGCATAACTGGAGAAGTCAG ATTACATCATTATATGGTGGTCCAGTGGAGTTTCTCTTTGTATTGGAGAATACTGAAGACCCAGCTTACCATGCTGTATCTATGCTTTTGAAAGAATTTCAG GATGAAGTTGATGCTAAGGTTATTGTAGCAGGCTATTCAATTACCTGCAGCCAGAAGATTCATAATCAGCTG ATTGGAGCAGAAAAAATGCATAAAGATAGCAAGTATATACTCTTCCTAGATGACGATGTTAGGCTTCACCCAGGAACAATAGGTGCTCTCACAGCTGAAATGGAAAAAAATCCTGAG ATATTTATTCAAACAGGATATCCGCTTGATTTGCCTTCTGGAAGCTTGGGTAGCTATTGTATATATGAATATCACATG CCTTGCTCTATGGGATTTGCTACTGGTGGCAAAACATTTTTTCTATGGGGAGGGTGCATGATG ATGCATGCAGATGACTTCAGAAATGACAATTATGGTGTGGTCTCTGGACTTCGAGATGGTGGATATTCTGATGATATGACACTTGCAGCTATAGCTG GAGCTCATAAAAAACTTATAACATCTCCCCCAGTTGCTGTCTTTCCTCATCCACTCGCCAGTGATTTGAATTTCTCAAG GTATTGGAACTACTTGAGGAAACAAACTTTTGTTTTGGAATCATATGTTTCAAAGGTTAATTGGATCATGAATCGTGCATTGTTTTCTGTCCACTGCTATCTCTCATGGGGATTTGTTGCACCATATGTTATGGCTGTGATCCATGTTGCAGCAGCTCTTCGAATGGTTTCTAGTGGACAGGTGGAAGCTCTTAATTTTGGTG GATTATTGCTCGTTGGTTGTCTAGCTACTTGCACGGCTATTGAGTTGCTTTCCATGTGGAACTTGACAAGGATAGAAGTTCACTTGTGCAACATGCTATCTCCTGAAGCACCTCCATTGTCACTTGCTACCTATAATTGGTGCCTT GTGTTTGTGGCAATGCTTGTGGATAACTTCTTATACACCGTTTCTGCATTTCGATCTCACTTCTCACTATCTATCAATTGGTCTGGCATTAGATATTACCTGAAGAATGGAAAGATTTACAAG ATTGATCGAGGGAAAAACATTGGCCCAAAATATACAGATCTTAGCGGAAAGAATTTGTACGGGAAACGAGGATCTCCACCAAAAACTTCACTCATTAATTCATTAGTAGCAATGGTAGATCAGTGGTGGCAGCCCAAGAAGTATGATATGTAG